One Sodalinema gerasimenkoae IPPAS B-353 DNA segment encodes these proteins:
- a CDS encoding helix-turn-helix domain-containing protein: protein MSAPTSNGQALLSDRELEVIELVATGLTNQEVADNLELSKRTIDNHISNILSKTKTENRVALVRWALRWGKVCLDDVNCCTLPYRSPHASASEMLTD, encoded by the coding sequence ATGTCAGCCCCCACATCGAACGGACAAGCGCTTCTGTCCGATCGCGAATTAGAGGTGATCGAACTCGTCGCCACCGGCCTAACCAACCAAGAAGTCGCCGATAACCTCGAACTCAGCAAACGGACCATCGATAACCATATCAGCAACATTCTCAGTAAGACCAAAACCGAAAACCGGGTCGCTCTGGTAAGATGGGCGTTGCGCTGGGGTAAGGTCTGTCTCGACGATGTCAACTGTTGTACCCTTCCCTACCGTAGCCCCCATGCCTCAGCCTCAGAGATGCTGACGGACTGA
- a CDS encoding tetratricopeptide repeat protein produces MATLYRNLFWNDIQWLKRAEKQSELGNLDEAIAACDKAIKKSEDNLAYSPWCKKAYLLIQQERLYDAVSCFQKALNINSHLDAVWHDQARILFQINRISEAIKSYDQALKLKPNSDILWIEKGDLLVQKNQARLAADSYQRALEINPDDKRVWYSRGDSGASRLGDKYIYSE; encoded by the coding sequence TTGGCAACTTTATATCGTAACCTATTCTGGAATGATATCCAATGGCTAAAACGTGCCGAAAAACAAAGTGAGTTGGGAAATCTGGATGAAGCGATCGCCGCTTGCGATAAAGCCATTAAAAAGTCTGAGGATAATCTTGCCTATTCTCCCTGGTGTAAAAAAGCATATCTTCTCATACAGCAAGAGCGTTTATATGACGCAGTTTCCTGTTTTCAAAAAGCTCTAAACATCAATTCACACCTAGATGCAGTCTGGCATGATCAAGCTAGAATTTTATTTCAAATTAATCGCATTAGCGAGGCGATTAAATCTTATGATCAAGCACTTAAGCTAAAACCTAACTCAGATATTTTGTGGATTGAAAAAGGTGATTTGCTGGTTCAGAAAAATCAAGCTAGATTAGCTGCCGATTCCTACCAAAGAGCTTTAGAAATTAATCCTGACGATAAGCGGGTATGGTATAGCCGAGGTGATTCGGGTGCATCTCGGTTGGGAGATAAGTATATTTACTCAGAATAA
- a CDS encoding IS1 family transposase (programmed frameshift), which yields MPHCPDCNSKRTVKNGHIHTGKQRYLCRNCGRQFVKNPTNKVIDTPTRELIDRLLLERIPMAGIARAVQVSEQWLQDYVNCKAAQTHRQVAVSPKKKGRLTVQCDELWSFVDHKGNKQWVWLALDAETREMIGAYVGSRAAESAQNLWDSLPTVYRQCAVIYTDAWEAYRQVLPSKRHRVVSKSSGKTSYIERFNNTLRQRVSRFVRRSLAFSKSLRNHIGLLWNFIHHYNASLPL from the exons ATGCCTCACTGCCCTGATTGCAATTCTAAGCGAACCGTCAAAAATGGCCACATCCACACGGGCAAGCAACGGTATCTATGCCGTAACTGTGGTCGTCAGTTTGTCAAAAACCCAACCAATAAGGTCATCGACACCCCGACTCGCGAACTCATTGACCGGCTCTTGCTAGAACGCATCCCGATGGCTGGAATTGCCCGGGCGGTTCAGGTGTCTGAGCAATGGCTGCAAGACTATGTCAACTGTAAAGCCGCCCAGACACACAGGCAAGTCGCTGTCAGTCCAAAAAAAAAGGGCCGAT TGACGGTGCAATGTGATGAACTTTGGTCGTTTGTCGATCACAAGGGCAACAAACAATGGGTCTGGTTAGCTCTCGATGCCGAGACCCGTGAGATGATCGGCGCTTATGTCGGTTCTCGCGCTGCCGAGAGTGCGCAAAACCTCTGGGATTCCCTACCCACAGTCTATCGGCAATGTGCTGTGATCTACACTGACGCTTGGGAGGCTTACCGGCAGGTGCTGCCGAGCAAACGACACCGGGTCGTCAGTAAGTCGAGTGGCAAGACCAGTTACATTGAACGGTTTAACAATACCCTCAGGCAAAGGGTTTCACGCTTTGTCCGACGCAGCTTAGCCTTCTCCAAGAGTCTACGGAATCACATTGGCCTCCTGTGGAATTTTATTCACCACTACAACGCATCATTACCTCTCTAG
- a CDS encoding DUF433 domain-containing protein — protein sequence MAIRELDRITINSAVCLGQPTIRGMRITVEFVLKLLASQLSVPEILESYPELEEDDIRQALNYAAWAVSDRRLPLTSA from the coding sequence ATGGCAATTAGGGAACTCGATCGCATTACCATCAACTCAGCAGTATGTCTTGGACAACCCACAATCCGGGGAATGCGGATCACAGTAGAATTTGTCCTGAAGCTACTCGCAAGTCAGTTATCAGTTCCAGAAATTTTAGAGTCCTATCCAGAGTTAGAGGAAGACGATATTCGTCAAGCCCTCAATTATGCAGCCTGGGCGGTATCTGATCGTAGGCTTCCCCTAACTTCGGCATGA
- the cobM gene encoding precorrin-4 C(11)-methyltransferase, which produces MPIASPVTIIGAGPGDPELITLRGQQRLAQADVVFYAGSLVPPAMLQHCHPNSERIDTRGETLEIWVSRLLQDVQAGKTVVRLQDGDPSLYGAVHELVVYLIRDKIPFEIVPGVSAFQAAAARLQTELTVPNLVQTIILTRTQGRTQVPNREDLASLARHRASLCLYLSAGQIRKAQEQLLEYYPPETPMALCYRLGWEDELVELGTVAQMAVMTEQLGLKRTVLYVVSSALGATTEGRSRLYDGQHHHVFRPQSSPKSVNS; this is translated from the coding sequence ATGCCAATCGCCTCCCCTGTAACCATCATCGGTGCTGGCCCCGGAGATCCTGAACTGATTACCCTACGGGGACAACAACGCCTCGCCCAAGCCGATGTGGTGTTCTACGCAGGTTCTCTCGTTCCCCCGGCCATGTTGCAACATTGTCACCCCAACAGCGAACGCATCGACACCCGAGGGGAGACGTTAGAGATTTGGGTGTCTCGTCTGTTGCAGGATGTCCAAGCCGGTAAAACTGTGGTGCGCCTGCAAGATGGGGACCCCAGTCTCTATGGTGCCGTTCATGAGTTGGTGGTCTATCTAATCAGGGATAAGATTCCCTTCGAGATTGTCCCTGGAGTAAGTGCCTTTCAAGCAGCGGCGGCCCGCTTACAAACGGAACTAACGGTTCCCAATCTTGTGCAAACCATCATCCTCACCCGCACTCAGGGACGCACCCAGGTTCCCAATCGCGAGGATTTAGCCAGTTTGGCCCGCCATCGCGCCTCTCTCTGTCTTTATCTGAGTGCCGGTCAGATTCGCAAGGCCCAAGAGCAACTTTTAGAGTATTATCCCCCGGAGACGCCGATGGCGTTGTGTTATCGCTTGGGTTGGGAGGATGAGTTGGTGGAACTGGGGACGGTGGCGCAGATGGCTGTGATGACGGAACAGTTGGGGTTAAAACGGACGGTGTTATATGTGGTGAGTTCGGCGTTAGGGGCGACGACGGAGGGGCGATCGCGCTTATATGATGGTCAGCATCATCATGTGTTTCGTCCCCAGTCATCCCCGAAGTCAGTGAACTCTTGA
- a CDS encoding DMT family transporter yields MGFSTPDKESPPIVRNLGDGGRPPAWRVVLILLLGVLAVSTAAIWVRLALGLVGGEGGLAFTLVMAASRLTVAALLLSGNWRRIPRQVTGRQFWGAALSGLFLALHFAAWISSLSYTSIAASTTLVTTTPLWVALLSWLFLREPVSGGTWLGMAIALGGGGLIASGEMGSAVSGGQPLLGNGLALLGAWIVSLHLLLGRKVQQEGLGLAHYVTITYTVAALLLLPLPWLLGGGYGGYPPLFYGYLLLMGLLPQLLGHTSLNWALRWLSPTWVTLAVLLEPISASSLGLLLFGEVPGWEVWLGGIVVLTGVAIAVLGGRKTRGDRDQSKG; encoded by the coding sequence ATGGGATTTTCCACTCCAGACAAGGAATCTCCCCCCATCGTGAGGAATCTGGGGGATGGCGGGCGGCCCCCGGCCTGGCGCGTTGTCCTCATTTTGTTGTTGGGGGTGTTGGCAGTGTCCACGGCGGCGATTTGGGTGCGTTTAGCCTTGGGATTGGTGGGGGGAGAGGGGGGATTGGCGTTCACCTTGGTCATGGCGGCCTCGCGGCTAACGGTGGCGGCGTTGCTTCTGTCGGGAAACTGGCGTCGGATTCCCCGTCAGGTGACTGGACGACAATTTTGGGGGGCAGCGTTGTCGGGGCTGTTTCTGGCCTTGCACTTCGCCGCCTGGATTAGTTCTCTGTCTTATACCTCCATTGCCGCCTCGACAACGTTGGTGACCACAACTCCTTTGTGGGTGGCCCTGTTGTCTTGGCTATTTTTGAGGGAACCGGTCTCCGGGGGGACTTGGCTGGGGATGGCGATCGCCCTGGGGGGAGGAGGCTTGATTGCCTCGGGAGAGATGGGGAGTGCCGTTTCGGGGGGTCAGCCTCTGTTAGGCAATGGGTTGGCGTTGCTGGGGGCTTGGATTGTCAGCCTACATCTGCTGCTAGGGCGCAAGGTTCAGCAGGAGGGCCTGGGGTTAGCCCATTATGTGACCATTACCTATACTGTGGCGGCATTGCTGTTACTACCCCTTCCCTGGCTGCTTGGAGGAGGCTATGGGGGCTATCCTCCCCTGTTTTATGGCTATCTGCTGCTGATGGGGCTATTACCTCAGTTGTTGGGACATACCAGCCTCAACTGGGCCCTACGCTGGCTGTCTCCGACTTGGGTCACCCTGGCAGTCTTGTTGGAACCCATCTCTGCGAGTAGTTTAGGGTTGTTGCTATTTGGAGAGGTGCCGGGATGGGAAGTCTGGCTGGGGGGAATTGTGGTTCTAACGGGGGTGGCGATCGCCGTTTTGGGGGGCCGTAAGACTCGGGGCGATCGGGATCAATCAAAAGGCTGA
- a CDS encoding DUF2470 domain-containing protein: MSINSKHLVMSDPITPAVSDRICKHMNDDHANAVLTYAQVYGDRRDAEAAEMVAIDPEGMDLSVQANGDRISLRIPFDHQLQDSEDAHQTLIAMVKQARSAAK; this comes from the coding sequence ATGTCCATCAATTCTAAACATCTTGTCATGAGTGACCCGATTACCCCCGCCGTTAGCGATCGCATCTGCAAACACATGAACGACGATCACGCCAACGCTGTCCTCACCTATGCCCAAGTCTACGGCGATCGCCGGGATGCCGAAGCCGCTGAAATGGTGGCCATTGACCCCGAGGGGATGGACTTAAGCGTCCAGGCTAACGGCGATCGCATTAGCCTGCGTATCCCCTTTGATCACCAACTCCAAGATTCCGAAGATGCCCATCAGACCCTAATTGCTATGGTCAAACAGGCCCGTTCCGCCGCGAAATAG
- a CDS encoding M15 family metallopeptidase has protein sequence MKPYQTIPIRECGERLVPIPDGLFSLESPHPYRELGAPYGDRSPFCLRESVLERLFNAQEILQSTHPGWRLRIFDAFRPVDVQQFMVDQTFTDLLEARGLKPRRLSEEQRQEIWAEVYEFWAVPSQDPQDPPPHATGGAVDITLVNPTNQVVNMGSPIDEISPRSHPNYFAEAQTDIERDYHAHRDLLARVMAEAGFAQHPQEWWHFCYGERMWAWATGQEAAIYGLPEGN, from the coding sequence ATGAAACCTTACCAAACGATACCGATTCGGGAGTGCGGTGAACGCCTGGTTCCGATTCCCGATGGATTATTTTCCCTGGAATCGCCCCATCCCTATCGGGAATTGGGGGCCCCTTACGGCGATCGCAGTCCTTTCTGTTTACGGGAGAGTGTCTTGGAACGGCTGTTTAACGCCCAGGAAATTCTCCAAAGCACTCATCCAGGTTGGCGACTGCGGATTTTTGATGCCTTTCGTCCGGTAGACGTACAACAGTTTATGGTGGATCAGACCTTTACTGATTTGCTAGAAGCGCGAGGTCTAAAACCCCGTCGCCTTTCAGAGGAACAACGGCAAGAGATTTGGGCGGAGGTTTATGAGTTTTGGGCGGTTCCCAGTCAAGATCCCCAAGATCCGCCCCCCCATGCCACAGGAGGGGCCGTGGATATCACCTTAGTCAATCCCACCAACCAGGTGGTGAACATGGGATCGCCCATTGACGAGATTTCCCCGCGATCGCATCCCAACTATTTTGCCGAAGCGCAAACCGACATCGAACGAGACTATCATGCTCACCGAGACCTGCTGGCCCGGGTGATGGCGGAGGCGGGGTTTGCCCAACATCCTCAGGAATGGTGGCATTTCTGCTACGGCGAGCGGATGTGGGCCTGGGCGACAGGGCAGGAGGCGGCGATTTATGGCTTACCGGAGGGGAATTAA
- a CDS encoding chromophore lyase CpcT/CpeT encodes MSSSSLLKPLAQALVGVFDNHQQAQDNPTWFVPTRVWQYPLSQQIDGNYAIFVEQAPLLKLEQPYRQRLMLLSHPEGAPLQVMYRAFRHPEAIAGAARDPQRLQGLTSEDVLELPGCCLQIRQEGDRFIANPPQGAKCCFEYQGKTRQVELGFDITPNCLYSRDRGVDPDSGQGLWGALMGAYEYRKYDSFPLPETWT; translated from the coding sequence ATGTCATCCTCCTCTCTCTTGAAACCCTTGGCACAAGCCTTAGTCGGAGTCTTTGATAATCACCAGCAAGCCCAGGATAACCCAACCTGGTTTGTTCCCACTCGTGTTTGGCAATATCCCCTCTCCCAACAGATTGATGGCAATTATGCCATTTTTGTCGAACAAGCCCCCCTCCTGAAGCTAGAACAGCCCTATCGACAACGATTGATGCTGCTCTCCCACCCCGAAGGAGCGCCCCTCCAAGTGATGTATCGGGCCTTCCGTCATCCCGAGGCGATCGCCGGGGCCGCCCGAGACCCTCAACGCCTCCAGGGTCTAACCTCTGAGGATGTTCTCGAACTTCCGGGCTGTTGTTTGCAGATTCGCCAAGAGGGCGATCGCTTTATCGCCAATCCGCCCCAGGGGGCAAAATGTTGCTTCGAGTATCAAGGGAAAACTCGTCAAGTAGAACTCGGTTTTGATATCACCCCAAACTGTCTCTACAGTCGCGATCGCGGCGTCGATCCAGACAGCGGTCAAGGACTCTGGGGCGCACTCATGGGTGCTTATGAATATCGCAAATATGATAGTTTTCCCTTGCCCGAGACTTGGACGTGA
- a CDS encoding sulfite exporter TauE/SafE family protein yields MKAFVWGAIVAIAGGLIGVGGAEFRIPVLVNVFHYRPLPTVIINLMISLVTVTFSLVFRSGVIGLEMVIAHGGIILNLLCGSLLGSYLGVRYATAINEQVLRQIIVIFLIVLSFILLGHNVILGMVGWDIPWGLQVAIGVLAGLVIGLFSSLLGVAGGELLIPTITLVFGVDIRLAGSLSLVISLFTILMGLGKYRSQGAFSRITNQKQFIFYMAFGSALGAGIGSYLLQYVTSDWIYIILGLLLLGSALKLSQHTDP; encoded by the coding sequence ATGAAGGCGTTTGTTTGGGGGGCGATCGTGGCGATCGCTGGGGGGTTAATTGGGGTCGGTGGGGCGGAGTTTCGGATTCCGGTATTGGTGAATGTGTTTCACTATCGCCCTTTGCCGACGGTCATCATCAATCTCATGATTAGTTTAGTGACGGTGACCTTTTCTCTAGTCTTTCGCAGTGGAGTGATTGGTCTAGAGATGGTTATCGCCCATGGGGGGATTATCCTAAACTTGCTTTGTGGCTCGTTGTTGGGGTCTTATCTTGGAGTTCGCTATGCGACGGCAATCAATGAACAGGTATTACGTCAAATTATTGTGATATTTTTAATTGTTTTAAGTTTTATTCTTCTGGGCCACAACGTTATTTTGGGAATGGTGGGATGGGATATTCCTTGGGGGCTTCAGGTGGCGATCGGGGTTCTGGCGGGATTAGTGATTGGTCTGTTTAGTAGTCTCTTGGGGGTGGCTGGGGGGGAACTCCTGATTCCGACGATTACCCTAGTGTTTGGGGTGGATATTCGCTTGGCGGGGAGTTTAAGTCTGGTGATTAGCCTCTTTACGATTCTTATGGGATTAGGGAAATATCGAAGCCAAGGGGCTTTTAGTCGGATTACGAACCAGAAGCAGTTTATCTTTTATATGGCGTTTGGCTCGGCGCTGGGAGCAGGGATTGGGAGCTATTTGTTGCAGTATGTCACCAGTGATTGGATTTACATCATTTTGGGTTTATTGTTGTTAGGGTCTGCCTTGAAATTGAGTCAGCATACTGACCCTTAA
- the hisC gene encoding histidinol-phosphate transaminase — MSSYFRPAVDAMQGYIPGEQPKPGTRILKLNTNENPYPPSPNAMAVLRNFDGELLRRYPHPYANAFREAIADVLEVPLDWIIVGNGSDEILNLLIRACAEADSRRVVYPTPTYVLYKTLAAIQPATVLEVPYGQNYQLPLDALLEAQGSVTFIASPNSPSGHLVSNDDLRRLAQGLSGVLVVDEAYVDFADDTALPLVSEFENVIVTRTLSKGYSLAGLRLGFGIAQPGLLSGLFKVKDSYNIDAIAAAMGAAAMMDQDYKNQCAERVKLSRQHLSQELQKLGFKVPPSQTNFLLVTPPRENAEDIYLALKARGILVRYFNHSGLEKQLRITVGTDEQNQTLIEALIDLI; from the coding sequence ATGAGCAGCTACTTTCGCCCCGCCGTGGATGCCATGCAGGGGTATATCCCTGGGGAACAGCCCAAACCCGGAACCCGCATCCTCAAACTCAACACCAACGAAAACCCCTATCCCCCCTCTCCAAACGCCATGGCGGTGTTGCGGAACTTTGACGGGGAGTTGCTGCGACGCTATCCCCATCCTTACGCCAACGCCTTTCGCGAGGCGATCGCCGACGTGCTAGAGGTTCCCCTAGACTGGATTATCGTAGGCAATGGTAGTGATGAAATCCTCAACCTCCTCATTCGGGCCTGTGCCGAGGCCGACTCTCGCCGAGTGGTCTATCCTACCCCCACCTACGTTCTCTACAAAACCCTCGCCGCCATCCAACCGGCCACCGTCCTCGAAGTTCCCTATGGACAGAACTATCAACTCCCCCTCGATGCCCTCCTAGAGGCCCAGGGGTCCGTCACCTTCATCGCCTCCCCCAACAGTCCCTCTGGTCATCTTGTCAGCAACGATGACCTGCGTCGCCTGGCCCAGGGACTCTCCGGGGTGTTAGTGGTCGATGAAGCCTATGTGGACTTCGCCGATGACACGGCCCTGCCTCTCGTGAGTGAGTTCGAGAACGTCATCGTGACACGAACCCTCTCCAAAGGCTACTCCCTAGCTGGCTTACGACTCGGCTTTGGCATCGCCCAACCGGGACTCTTGAGTGGCCTGTTCAAAGTCAAAGACAGTTATAACATCGATGCGATCGCCGCCGCGATGGGGGCAGCCGCCATGATGGATCAGGACTATAAAAACCAATGTGCCGAACGAGTCAAACTCTCCCGCCAGCATCTTAGCCAGGAGTTACAGAAACTCGGCTTTAAGGTTCCCCCCTCCCAAACCAATTTCCTCCTCGTCACCCCTCCCCGAGAGAATGCCGAAGACATTTATCTAGCCCTCAAAGCCCGAGGGATTCTGGTTCGTTACTTCAACCACTCCGGCTTAGAGAAGCAACTTCGCATCACTGTCGGAACCGACGAACAAAACCAAACCCTCATCGAAGCCCTCATCGACCTGATTTAG
- a CDS encoding LmeA family phospholipid-binding protein — MFGSLIGNPTAPGTDWGEQMLNTVASRSIAQLFSQSESVDVQIRCSPSSKLLQGSIDSFKMDGRGLVIRRRFPVKEMSFETDRVSIDFSSVLSGSLSLKQPTQAIAQVVLTEAGINQAFEADLVTQRLEHLELPGLESLTEGKPVSFTQVRVQLKPGNRIQLVAMAKIGDRPEIPIVLETTVEIERRRRIQFTNPEFVDESVPEEVRPESQQLSQALLDALNGMVDLDRFNLDGVKLRLNRLETRQDTLTFNGYAEISHFPKHG; from the coding sequence ATGTTTGGGAGTTTGATCGGAAATCCAACAGCGCCAGGTACGGATTGGGGCGAACAGATGCTCAATACCGTAGCCAGTCGCTCTATTGCCCAGCTTTTCAGCCAAAGCGAGTCCGTAGACGTACAGATTCGCTGCTCGCCGTCGAGTAAACTGCTGCAAGGGAGTATTGATAGCTTTAAGATGGACGGCCGAGGTCTGGTCATTCGCCGCCGTTTTCCGGTGAAGGAGATGTCGTTTGAGACCGATCGCGTCTCGATCGATTTTAGTTCCGTCTTGAGTGGCAGTTTAAGCCTGAAACAGCCCACCCAGGCGATCGCCCAGGTGGTTCTGACGGAAGCGGGAATTAATCAGGCCTTTGAGGCGGATTTAGTCACGCAACGACTTGAACATTTGGAATTACCGGGTTTAGAGTCTCTGACGGAGGGAAAACCGGTCTCGTTTACTCAGGTACGGGTGCAGCTTAAACCGGGTAATCGGATTCAGTTAGTAGCCATGGCCAAAATCGGCGATCGCCCAGAGATCCCAATTGTCTTGGAAACGACTGTGGAAATTGAACGCCGTCGTCGGATTCAGTTCACGAACCCTGAATTTGTAGATGAGTCCGTTCCCGAAGAGGTACGCCCGGAGAGTCAACAACTCAGTCAGGCCCTCCTCGATGCCCTCAATGGGATGGTGGATTTAGATCGCTTCAACCTCGATGGGGTCAAACTACGCCTCAATCGCCTGGAGACTCGCCAAGATACCCTGACCTTTAATGGTTATGCGGAAATTAGTCATTTTCCGAAGCATGGGTAG
- a CDS encoding HhoA/HhoB/HtrA family serine endopeptidase, which translates to MGHLLAPQSIQRRTVQLLSLVILFGMLLGLTPAAIALTGSGSPQLGQSLPTPSPNGGSFVTVAVNRVGPSVVRIDTERVVTRNLDPFFNDPFFERFFGGDMFPNPGPRQQLQRGQGSGFIVDSSGTILTNAHVVNRADRVTVRLKDGRDFEGRVTGVDTVTDLAVIKVDTNGSELPVAPLGDSERVQVGDWAIAVGNPLGLDNTVTLGIVSTLNRSSAQVGIPDKRLDFIQTDAAINPGNSGGPLLNDRGEVIGVNTAIRADANGIGFAIPINTVKAVSDRLARGESIAHPFIGIQMVGLTPEIARENNRDPNGDFNLPERDGVLVMRVLAASPAEEAGLRRGDVITQIDGEPVSDAESLQRMVENSRVGQVLGLQVIRGDRTLSLRVRTGELQADAR; encoded by the coding sequence ATGGGACACCTTTTAGCACCACAGTCCATCCAACGCCGGACGGTTCAACTCCTCAGTCTAGTCATACTTTTCGGGATGTTGCTGGGCCTCACACCAGCGGCGATCGCCCTGACGGGTTCTGGTTCCCCTCAACTCGGCCAATCCCTCCCCACCCCCTCCCCCAATGGGGGTAGCTTCGTGACGGTCGCCGTCAATCGGGTGGGGCCCTCGGTGGTTCGCATTGATACCGAGCGCGTCGTCACCCGTAACTTAGATCCCTTCTTTAACGATCCTTTCTTTGAACGGTTTTTTGGCGGCGATATGTTCCCCAATCCTGGCCCTCGCCAACAACTTCAGCGGGGACAAGGGTCTGGATTCATCGTCGATAGCAGCGGAACCATCCTCACCAACGCTCACGTCGTCAACCGGGCCGATCGCGTCACCGTCCGCCTTAAAGATGGTCGAGATTTTGAAGGCCGTGTTACCGGAGTTGATACCGTCACCGACTTAGCCGTCATCAAAGTCGATACCAATGGTAGCGAGCTTCCCGTTGCTCCCCTTGGAGATAGTGAGCGGGTGCAAGTGGGGGATTGGGCGATCGCCGTCGGTAATCCCCTCGGACTCGATAACACGGTCACCCTGGGGATTGTCAGCACCCTCAATCGTTCTAGTGCTCAAGTGGGGATTCCCGATAAACGTCTCGACTTTATCCAAACTGACGCCGCCATCAATCCTGGCAATTCCGGCGGTCCCCTCCTCAACGATCGCGGCGAAGTGATTGGCGTCAACACCGCCATTCGGGCCGACGCCAACGGCATTGGCTTTGCCATTCCCATCAACACCGTCAAAGCCGTCAGCGATCGCCTGGCCCGAGGAGAAAGCATTGCCCATCCCTTCATCGGCATCCAAATGGTCGGCCTCACCCCGGAGATTGCCCGGGAGAACAACCGAGATCCCAATGGTGACTTCAATCTGCCGGAACGAGACGGTGTCCTTGTCATGCGCGTCTTAGCCGCCAGTCCCGCCGAAGAAGCCGGCCTACGACGGGGAGATGTGATTACCCAAATCGATGGAGAACCCGTCAGTGATGCCGAAAGCCTGCAACGAATGGTGGAAAATAGTCGGGTTGGCCAAGTGTTAGGGTTGCAAGTGATTCGTGGCGATCGTACCCTTTCCCTACGAGTCCGCACCGGAGAACTGCAAGCCGACGCTCGTTAA
- a CDS encoding phosphate ABC transporter permease, with amino-acid sequence MLIPITRERFETLIPLTATASQYAYYWGNWQNLVKQILFSLLGIFLVWILSLTLHSQGLSLFLGIFAGLYWLWNPVAKASFRNAKYRRYPYSGFWQGEILDVYVTEEVIGTEETANAKGELVLVENRERRLNLELGDERGFLAKVQVPLRRQHQFISAGQTVHLLVLSEDPDLRRIAKLSDLYIPNRQIWVSDYPWLQREAFKEVSQQLGRGNRRQTPPPSRRR; translated from the coding sequence ATGTTGATCCCCATTACCCGAGAACGGTTTGAAACCCTAATTCCCCTCACCGCCACTGCCTCCCAATACGCTTATTATTGGGGCAATTGGCAGAACTTAGTCAAGCAAATCCTCTTCTCGCTATTGGGGATTTTCCTCGTCTGGATCCTCAGCCTGACGCTCCATAGTCAGGGCTTAAGTCTATTTTTGGGAATTTTTGCCGGCCTCTATTGGCTCTGGAACCCGGTTGCCAAAGCCAGTTTCCGCAACGCTAAATATCGACGTTATCCTTACAGTGGCTTTTGGCAGGGGGAAATTCTCGATGTCTATGTCACCGAAGAAGTCATTGGCACCGAAGAAACCGCCAACGCCAAAGGGGAACTCGTCTTAGTCGAGAATCGTGAACGTCGTTTGAACTTAGAACTTGGCGATGAGCGAGGCTTTTTGGCCAAAGTACAAGTTCCCCTACGCCGTCAACATCAATTTATTTCGGCGGGACAAACGGTCCACCTGTTAGTCCTCTCTGAAGACCCTGATTTACGCCGCATTGCCAAACTCTCGGATTTATATATTCCCAATCGTCAAATTTGGGTGAGTGATTATCCTTGGTTACAACGGGAGGCGTTTAAAGAGGTCAGCCAACAACTTGGACGGGGCAATCGTCGCCAGACTCCCCCGCCTAGCCGTCGCCGTTAG